A single Streptomyces sp. NBC_01381 DNA region contains:
- a CDS encoding MalY/PatB family protein, giving the protein MENVSRDLVVPDGANPLLRLSLEQLRRRTSMKWRTYPDDVLPLWVAEMDVPLAEPVAEAIIDAVALGDTGYPAGTAYADALAEFARKRWGWDGLSVERTAIVPDVMLGIVEMLKLTSKPGDPVIVNCPVYPPFYQFVGNLDRPVVEAPLGPNLRIDFAVLEDVFRRSARGANRPVYLLCSPHNPTGTVHTAAELTRVARLAREHGVRVVADEIHAPIVAASASFIPFLSMPGAENGLSLMSASKAWNLAGLKAALAIAGPEAADDLARLPEEVSHGPSHLGIIAHTAALRDGGDWLDALLSGLDDNRRLLATLLAEHLPAIGYTPAQGTFLAWLDCRKLVLDGDPAEAFLQRGRVALNSGRAFGTGGEGFVRLNLAASPAVITEAVRRMASAVI; this is encoded by the coding sequence ATGGAAAATGTGTCGCGTGATCTCGTTGTGCCGGACGGCGCGAATCCGCTGCTTCGGCTCTCGCTGGAGCAGCTGCGGCGTCGTACGAGCATGAAGTGGCGTACGTATCCGGACGACGTGCTGCCGCTGTGGGTAGCCGAGATGGATGTCCCGCTGGCGGAGCCGGTCGCCGAGGCGATCATCGACGCCGTGGCGCTCGGTGACACCGGCTATCCCGCCGGGACGGCCTACGCCGATGCGCTGGCCGAATTCGCCCGCAAACGGTGGGGCTGGGACGGGCTTTCCGTCGAGCGCACGGCGATCGTGCCCGATGTGATGCTCGGCATCGTCGAGATGCTCAAGTTGACCTCCAAGCCCGGCGACCCCGTCATCGTCAATTGTCCCGTGTACCCGCCCTTCTACCAGTTCGTCGGAAACCTGGACCGGCCCGTCGTCGAGGCACCCCTGGGGCCGAACCTGCGGATCGACTTCGCCGTGCTGGAGGACGTGTTCCGGCGTTCGGCACGGGGGGCGAACCGGCCGGTGTATCTGCTGTGCAGCCCGCACAATCCGACCGGAACCGTGCACACCGCCGCCGAGTTGACGCGGGTCGCGCGCCTGGCACGGGAGCACGGTGTGCGCGTCGTGGCGGACGAGATCCACGCCCCGATCGTGGCGGCGAGCGCTTCCTTCATCCCCTTCCTGAGCATGCCTGGAGCGGAGAACGGGCTGTCCCTGATGTCGGCGTCAAAGGCCTGGAACCTGGCCGGGCTCAAGGCCGCCCTCGCGATCGCGGGCCCCGAAGCCGCCGACGACCTCGCACGTCTCCCCGAAGAGGTCAGCCACGGCCCCAGCCATCTCGGCATCATCGCCCACACCGCGGCCCTGCGGGACGGAGGCGACTGGCTCGACGCGCTGCTCTCCGGCCTCGATGACAACCGTCGGCTGCTCGCCACTCTGCTGGCCGAGCACCTGCCCGCCATCGGCTACACGCCTGCGCAGGGCACCTTCCTGGCCTGGCTGGACTGCCGAAAGCTGGTCCTGGATGGCGACCCGGCCGAGGCCTTCCTCCAGCGCGGCCGCGTCGCTCTGAACTCCGGGAGAGCCTTTGGAACCGGCGGAGAGGGCTTCGTCCGTCTCAATCTCGCCGCCTCGCCGGCAGTGATCACCGAGGCGGTCCGGCGAATGGCCTCGGCTGTCATCTGA
- a CDS encoding dihydrofolate reductase family protein — MAKLIYSMITSLDGYAEAAEGDLGSGAEDQEVHTFINDLFRPVGTYLYGRRMYETMVYWETAHTEPDQPPHILQYARDWKAAEKIVYSTTLDSVSSAKTRIERTFDPDAVRKLKAEADHDLTVDGPNLAAQAIAAGLVDEYHLFITTSVVGGGKRFFPDGVRLDLKLVEERAFDSGLIYARYRTR, encoded by the coding sequence ATGGCAAAGCTCATCTACTCGATGATCACCTCGCTCGACGGTTACGCCGAGGCGGCGGAGGGCGACCTCGGCTCCGGGGCCGAAGACCAGGAGGTGCATACCTTCATCAACGACCTCTTCCGCCCCGTCGGCACGTACCTCTACGGCCGACGGATGTACGAGACGATGGTCTACTGGGAGACCGCGCACACCGAGCCCGACCAGCCGCCGCACATCCTGCAGTACGCCCGCGACTGGAAGGCCGCGGAGAAGATCGTGTACTCCACGACGCTTGATTCGGTGTCCAGCGCGAAGACCAGGATCGAGCGGACCTTCGACCCGGACGCGGTGCGGAAGCTCAAGGCCGAGGCCGATCACGACCTCACCGTCGACGGCCCGAACCTCGCGGCCCAGGCGATCGCGGCCGGCCTGGTGGACGAGTACCACCTGTTCATCACCACGAGCGTGGTCGGCGGCGGCAAGCGGTTCTTCCCCGACGGCGTGCGCCTCGATCTCAAGTTGGTCGAGGAGCGTGCCTTCGACAGCGGACTGATCTACGCGCGCTACCGGACCCGCTGA
- a CDS encoding RNA polymerase sigma factor, giving the protein MTGHPRAEHDPAFLHFFRRHLRIGIAVGIRLGLRRADAEEATNDALATVHDGWQTIDRPEAMFHTVLRRRAIERLRQENRRLGKDNPHRTVEDDGDQGVLPPHDFEDSFALIETKQQLYEVLAGLPHSQRVSLYLGSWGYGPEERAAIKDIPVNTEKSHYRRATARARTIIAAHYPDLIREPRAPRTTHKEAGE; this is encoded by the coding sequence GTGACCGGCCACCCACGGGCGGAGCACGATCCCGCCTTCCTCCACTTCTTCCGCAGGCACCTTCGGATCGGCATCGCGGTCGGGATACGTCTCGGGCTGCGGCGGGCCGATGCGGAAGAGGCCACGAACGACGCTCTGGCGACGGTCCACGACGGCTGGCAGACGATCGATCGCCCGGAAGCGATGTTCCACACCGTGCTGCGCCGCAGAGCCATCGAACGCCTCCGACAGGAGAACCGCAGGCTCGGCAAGGACAACCCGCACCGCACGGTCGAGGACGACGGCGACCAAGGTGTCCTGCCCCCGCACGACTTCGAGGACTCATTCGCCCTCATCGAGACGAAGCAGCAGCTGTACGAAGTCCTCGCCGGACTGCCGCACTCCCAGCGGGTGAGCCTGTATCTCGGCTCCTGGGGATACGGCCCCGAGGAACGAGCGGCCATCAAGGACATCCCCGTCAACACCGAGAAGTCGCACTACCGCAGGGCGACCGCCCGAGCGCGCACCATCATCGCCGCCCACTACCCGGACTTGATAAGGGAGCCACGAGCACCCAGGACGACGCACAAGGAGGCAGGGGAATGA
- a CDS encoding histidinol-phosphate aminotransferase family protein, which translates to MSRDLHIRAATPEDLVWIHELRHRVYAQELGQHTPQPDRRLYDALDGENVYLVAARGPVRIGFVSLTPPWLGRYGLDKYLTRDELPLLSEGGVFEVRILTVEPRWRSTAVAPLLMYAALRWISSRGGRTVVAMGRTELLDMYLAVGLRPLGRTVRSGAVTFEVLTGEVAGLTQVATSRYRTVLERFGSLVDWQLDMEGSPGPDGCEHGGASFTAIGTDFRTLHRRHEVVAADVLDAWFPPAPGVGAALTEDPAWSARTSPPTGADGLLSELAKARELPMETLVAGAGSSDLIFRAFGRWLTPESRVLLLDPGYGEYAHVTERVIGCRVDRFRLHRRDGWRIDFARLASVVGAGRYDLVVVVNPNNPTGRHASAAELRTLIAAAPSGTRWWIDEAYLGYVDLAESLAPLAVVDPRVVVCTSLSKMYALSGVRAAFLVAEPATAALLRRWTPPWAVSLPAQLAAVAALRDPAYYRACWLRTHTLRRQLAADLAQVGNTAVVEEGVANFLNITLPYDGPSAARLVRECRRHDVYLRDLSPLSPQYEGRTVRIAVRDTAENARIIAAYGAALETLRPSSPSRRAPEPRSTPPPGTPGDHRHLPRALPRRGPGPRRDRRGTLRAP; encoded by the coding sequence ATGAGTCGCGACCTGCACATACGAGCTGCCACTCCCGAGGACCTGGTCTGGATCCACGAGTTGAGGCACCGCGTGTACGCCCAGGAGCTCGGTCAGCACACGCCGCAACCGGACCGGCGGTTGTACGACGCGCTGGACGGCGAGAACGTCTACCTTGTCGCGGCCCGGGGACCGGTCCGCATCGGCTTCGTCAGCCTGACCCCGCCGTGGCTGGGCCGCTACGGCCTCGACAAGTACCTGACCCGCGACGAACTGCCGCTGCTGTCCGAGGGGGGAGTTTTCGAGGTACGCATCCTCACCGTGGAGCCGCGCTGGCGCAGCACCGCGGTGGCACCACTGCTGATGTACGCGGCCCTGCGCTGGATCTCCTCGCGGGGAGGCCGCACGGTGGTGGCGATGGGCCGCACCGAACTGCTCGACATGTACCTGGCGGTCGGCCTGCGGCCCCTCGGGCGCACCGTTCGCAGCGGTGCGGTGACCTTCGAGGTACTGACGGGCGAGGTGGCCGGGCTGACGCAGGTCGCCACCAGCCGGTACCGCACCGTCCTGGAGCGGTTCGGCTCCCTGGTCGACTGGCAGTTGGACATGGAAGGGTCGCCCGGGCCGGACGGTTGTGAACACGGCGGCGCCTCCTTCACCGCCATTGGAACGGACTTTCGCACCTTGCACCGGCGCCACGAGGTCGTCGCCGCCGACGTGCTGGACGCCTGGTTCCCGCCCGCTCCCGGTGTAGGTGCGGCGCTCACGGAAGACCCGGCCTGGTCCGCCAGAACCTCGCCTCCCACCGGCGCCGATGGCCTGCTGTCCGAACTCGCGAAGGCCCGGGAACTGCCGATGGAGACGCTCGTGGCCGGGGCCGGCTCGTCGGACCTGATCTTCAGAGCGTTCGGCCGGTGGCTGACCCCGGAGAGCAGGGTGCTTCTGCTGGACCCGGGGTACGGCGAATACGCCCATGTCACCGAGCGCGTGATCGGGTGCCGGGTGGACCGCTTCCGGTTGCACCGCAGGGACGGGTGGCGGATCGACTTCGCCCGGCTGGCCTCCGTCGTCGGGGCGGGTCGCTACGACCTGGTGGTCGTGGTCAACCCGAACAACCCGACCGGACGCCACGCATCCGCCGCCGAACTGCGCACCCTGATCGCGGCCGCCCCGTCCGGGACCCGCTGGTGGATCGACGAGGCCTACCTCGGCTACGTGGACCTGGCGGAGTCGCTCGCCCCACTGGCCGTGGTGGACCCGCGGGTCGTGGTGTGCACCTCGCTGTCCAAGATGTACGCGCTGTCCGGCGTGCGGGCGGCCTTCCTGGTGGCCGAACCCGCCACCGCGGCGCTGCTGCGCCGGTGGACGCCGCCCTGGGCGGTGAGCCTTCCCGCGCAACTCGCCGCCGTGGCTGCCCTGCGGGACCCCGCGTACTACCGCGCCTGCTGGCTGCGCACCCACACCCTGCGCCGTCAACTGGCCGCCGATCTCGCCCAGGTGGGCAACACCGCCGTGGTCGAGGAGGGCGTCGCGAACTTCCTCAACATCACCCTGCCGTACGACGGACCGAGCGCTGCCCGCCTGGTGCGGGAGTGCCGCCGGCACGACGTCTACCTGCGCGACCTGTCGCCCCTCTCGCCGCAGTACGAAGGGCGTACCGTACGCATCGCGGTCAGGGACACGGCGGAGAACGCGCGCATCATTGCAGCGTACGGAGCCGCGCTGGAGACGCTGCGGCCCAGCTCCCCCTCGCGGCGGGCCCCCGAACCCCGGTCAACGCCGCCGCCGGGTACGCCCGGTGATCACCGTCACCTCCCTCGCGCCCTTCCTCGGCGGGGCCCTGGCCCTCGGCGGGATCGCCGCGGCACTCTCCGGGCGCCGTGA
- a CDS encoding phosphatidate cytidylyltransferase, which produces MITVTSLAPFLGGALALGGIAAALSGRRELLVRWCCWAVGVPLVAGAFWWGSPGVTALALVVGVVAAMEFGGLMGMSRPDRAVLAAAITGVVLTSWLAPGHEVRAVAVGALAIAAVPLLSGDSTHGLRRLGTGLLGLVWLSVLAALAPLGATALALFVAVSVGDIVAYFAGQRLGGPRLSPLSPAKRWSGTLSGAVAALGVLAALSALSWQMAVAVAVGAPAGDLLESMVKRGAQAKDSAHWLAGSGGLLDRIDSLLLALAVLLLLR; this is translated from the coding sequence GTGATCACCGTCACCTCCCTCGCGCCCTTCCTCGGCGGGGCCCTGGCCCTCGGCGGGATCGCCGCGGCACTCTCCGGGCGCCGTGAACTGCTGGTCCGCTGGTGCTGCTGGGCGGTCGGCGTGCCCCTGGTCGCCGGTGCGTTCTGGTGGGGCAGCCCGGGGGTGACGGCCCTCGCGCTCGTGGTCGGGGTGGTCGCGGCGATGGAGTTCGGCGGGCTGATGGGTATGTCCCGGCCGGACAGGGCGGTACTGGCCGCTGCCATCACCGGCGTGGTGCTGACCTCCTGGCTGGCCCCTGGACACGAGGTGCGGGCGGTGGCAGTCGGCGCGCTGGCCATCGCCGCGGTCCCGCTCCTGTCCGGTGACTCCACCCACGGTCTGCGCCGGCTCGGGACCGGTCTGCTCGGACTGGTCTGGCTGAGCGTGCTCGCCGCCCTGGCACCGCTCGGCGCGACCGCACTCGCCCTGTTCGTCGCTGTCTCGGTGGGCGACATCGTCGCGTACTTCGCCGGACAACGGCTGGGCGGGCCACGGCTGTCACCGCTCTCCCCGGCCAAGCGGTGGAGCGGAACCCTCTCCGGTGCCGTGGCCGCCCTCGGCGTGCTCGCCGCGCTGTCCGCGCTGAGCTGGCAAATGGCAGTCGCGGTGGCGGTCGGCGCCCCCGCGGGGGACCTCCTCGAATCCATGGTCAAGCGGGGAGCGCAGGCGAAGGACTCCGCTCACTGGCTGGCCGGCTCCGGGGGCCTGCTCGACCGAATCGACTCGCTCCTCCTCGCCCTGGCCGTCCTTCTGCTCCTGCGCTGA
- a CDS encoding CU044_5270 family protein translates to MSDELELLRDWDADAAPLTEPARAKARHRLLNTMARAERHTDAGPSRRHALRLATAAVAAVAVTGTAVLITEGGADEGGRPDRADRQSGTATPRMGNVSAATVLNGAAVHTGKHEKTVAPRDDQFIYSKRVIKETERKTGAVKTYEDVNWDSVDGSKRSLTMELGRVMWEEPMGKGEGVWPPREWSKLKKLPTHPKKLIPKIIGVGTSSKPISDFTTHDWYDAYFMLGELLKWPVLPQGLRPAAYEALALVPGVKATPGVKDSAGRTGVGIAYPKSPFARGKYLIFDPESYEFLGFRDERTSASGDKTYIQLSHVVDWAIVDRLKQRP, encoded by the coding sequence ATGAGTGACGAACTCGAACTCCTGCGGGACTGGGACGCGGACGCGGCCCCGCTCACCGAACCGGCCCGAGCGAAGGCCCGCCACCGACTGCTGAACACGATGGCGCGCGCGGAGCGGCACACCGACGCCGGCCCCAGCCGCCGCCACGCGCTCCGCCTCGCGACAGCCGCCGTGGCCGCTGTGGCGGTGACGGGAACGGCGGTACTGATCACCGAGGGCGGCGCAGACGAGGGCGGTCGCCCCGACCGTGCCGACCGCCAATCGGGCACGGCGACCCCGCGGATGGGCAACGTCAGCGCCGCAACGGTACTGAACGGGGCAGCAGTGCATACGGGTAAGCACGAGAAGACCGTGGCGCCGCGCGACGACCAGTTCATCTACTCGAAGCGGGTCATCAAGGAGACGGAGCGCAAGACCGGCGCGGTCAAGACCTACGAGGATGTGAACTGGGACTCGGTGGACGGCTCCAAGCGCTCCTTGACCATGGAGCTCGGCCGGGTGATGTGGGAGGAGCCCATGGGGAAGGGCGAGGGCGTGTGGCCGCCTCGGGAGTGGAGCAAGCTGAAGAAACTGCCCACCCACCCGAAGAAGCTCATCCCGAAAATCATCGGCGTCGGAACGTCCAGCAAGCCGATCAGCGACTTCACCACACACGACTGGTACGACGCCTACTTCATGCTCGGCGAGCTCCTGAAGTGGCCGGTGCTGCCCCAGGGACTGCGTCCCGCCGCGTACGAGGCGCTGGCCCTGGTGCCCGGGGTCAAAGCGACTCCGGGGGTGAAGGATTCTGCCGGGCGCACTGGGGTGGGGATTGCTTACCCCAAGAGTCCGTTCGCGAGGGGCAAGTACCTCATCTTCGATCCGGAATCCTATGAATTCCTGGGCTTCCGGGACGAGCGGACTTCGGCGTCGGGCGACAAGACGTACATCCAGTTGTCCCACGTGGTGGACTGGGCGATCGTCGACCGCTTGAAGCAGCGCCCCTAG
- a CDS encoding RNA polymerase sigma factor → MTVEPPGVRTGAESDASVIARSRDEPEAFAVLFDRYAEAVHRYLARRLGGEPADDLMAETFTTAFQHRHRYDPSRATGDGARPWLFGIATNLVGRHRRAEARRFKALARIPAPADHEEPLADRAAARVGAQAVGRELAAALAALPARHRDVLLLVAWGGLGYEEVAQALGVPIGTVRSRLHRARGKLREALGGSDPTTLREVSGHE, encoded by the coding sequence ATGACCGTCGAGCCGCCAGGCGTCCGCACGGGGGCGGAGAGTGATGCCTCGGTGATCGCACGGTCCCGGGACGAGCCCGAGGCATTCGCTGTGCTCTTCGACCGATACGCGGAAGCGGTACATCGGTATCTGGCTCGTAGGCTCGGCGGCGAGCCGGCCGACGACCTCATGGCGGAGACCTTCACCACCGCTTTCCAGCATCGGCACCGTTACGACCCCTCGCGAGCCACGGGCGATGGCGCCCGGCCCTGGCTGTTCGGCATAGCGACCAACCTGGTCGGCCGACACCGGCGGGCCGAGGCACGCCGCTTCAAAGCCCTGGCCCGCATCCCGGCTCCGGCCGATCACGAGGAGCCGCTGGCCGACCGTGCTGCGGCCCGGGTAGGGGCGCAGGCCGTGGGCCGCGAGCTGGCAGCGGCACTGGCCGCACTGCCCGCGCGGCACCGGGACGTGCTGCTGCTGGTGGCGTGGGGCGGTCTCGGCTACGAGGAGGTGGCCCAGGCCCTAGGGGTCCCCATCGGCACGGTCAGATCACGGCTGCACCGGGCTCGCGGCAAGCTACGCGAAGCGCTGGGCGGATCCGATCCAACGACACTGCGAGAGGTATCCGGCCATGAGTGA
- a CDS encoding acyl-CoA dehydrogenase family protein, which produces MGGKGRLHVSAELVGVLERIDALGGMLDERAYAAEELGMLAEDTARALLDTGIVRAELPLSLGGYEFAPRQLIETAVRASYNDAAAGWTMFALQTMTGTTAAYLAADAAAELFPDVPNGKYALLSGHGTRPGRAVPVEGGYRVSGQWQFASGMAHATHIHSAIQVEGTGELRVLAMPKSQVTLDGNWDVLGLRATHSIDYHCTDVYVPHEYTYVATTDTPVNGGAVYRLGLVNMSAIGHTGWALGVGRRLLDELKRVAAARTGSRGAAVDTSQFHAEYATAEARLRAARAWVNDVWQDVEQTLDQGDLPSTEQDTLIRLVLNHTTSTVYEVGRTVHRWAGSAAIRRGPVDRFLRDLGTGTQHITSSPVVLQNCGKWLSGAQPDARWSFLDLT; this is translated from the coding sequence ATGGGGGGCAAGGGTCGGCTGCACGTCAGTGCGGAACTGGTGGGCGTGCTGGAGCGGATCGACGCGCTCGGCGGGATGCTCGATGAACGGGCCTATGCCGCCGAGGAGTTGGGGATGCTGGCGGAGGACACGGCGCGGGCGCTGCTGGACACGGGGATCGTACGGGCCGAGCTCCCGCTGAGCCTGGGCGGATACGAGTTCGCGCCGCGGCAGCTGATCGAGACGGCGGTGCGGGCGAGTTACAACGACGCCGCGGCCGGGTGGACCATGTTCGCGCTGCAGACGATGACCGGGACCACCGCGGCGTACCTCGCCGCGGACGCGGCGGCCGAACTGTTCCCCGACGTACCGAACGGGAAGTACGCGCTGCTCTCCGGGCACGGCACACGCCCCGGCCGGGCCGTCCCCGTGGAGGGCGGCTACCGGGTCAGCGGCCAGTGGCAGTTCGCCTCCGGGATGGCGCACGCCACCCACATCCACAGCGCGATCCAGGTCGAGGGCACCGGTGAGCTGCGGGTCCTCGCGATGCCGAAGTCGCAGGTGACCCTGGACGGCAACTGGGACGTACTCGGACTGCGCGCGACACACAGCATCGACTACCACTGCACCGACGTGTACGTACCGCACGAGTACACCTACGTCGCGACCACGGACACCCCGGTCAACGGCGGCGCCGTCTACCGCCTCGGCCTGGTCAACATGTCAGCGATCGGGCACACGGGCTGGGCCCTCGGCGTCGGCCGGCGGCTCCTGGACGAGCTGAAGCGGGTCGCGGCCGCGCGGACCGGTTCGCGGGGTGCCGCGGTCGACACCTCGCAGTTCCACGCCGAGTACGCGACGGCTGAGGCCAGGCTTCGGGCAGCCCGGGCCTGGGTGAACGACGTCTGGCAGGACGTCGAACAGACCCTGGACCAGGGCGATTTGCCGAGCACGGAGCAGGACACCCTGATCCGTCTCGTCCTGAACCACACGACCTCGACCGTGTACGAGGTGGGCCGCACCGTACACCGCTGGGCCGGCTCGGCGGCGATCCGCCGCGGCCCGGTCGACCGCTTCCTGCGCGACCTCGGGACGGGCACGCAGCACATCACGTCGAGCCCGGTCGTGCTCCAGAACTGCGGCAAGTGGCTGAGCGGTGCCCAGCCGGACGCCCGGTGGAGCTTCCTCGACCTGACCTGA
- a CDS encoding FAD-dependent monooxygenase → MAHTHTTDVLIAGAGPVGLSAAAELRRHGVRCRLVDRLPARLPYAKAVGIQPRTLEIWDRMGLARAVMETAVPMRGQLIYVNGRERARIELELPPEVPYGFAALPQYETERLLEEYVAGLGTVIERETELLSFAQDPDGVTARLRTASGVEEEFRAGYLIGCDGAHSTVRKGLGLSFEGAAFPDEYMLGDIEADWDLPHEYGIRSTHQADDGSTDDLLVCIPLPGTGRYRMSALVPPELSTRTTDRGPAQDAGIAHGLEGGRAPELSHLQAVVDRLAPRPARLSRMRWSSVFRISHRIVDRYGDGRVFVAGDAAHIHPPTGAQGMNTGIQDACNLAWKLALVVRGEAGPALLTSYDAERRPVGEEVVGRTVRHATHGIETDPDDPRTVMLREAQLLVGYRGGPLARAPYGPADAPQPGDRGPDCTGLTGPLATYPLRLLDILRGRTGHVLLLYAADIDDVAEAAGAAADGGGPEHPVAGADLQTVAVLARESAPNVANTLAVPGYRDAAGEFARLYRPDGPTGFVVRPDGQLGARFPLADTAAALADYLTAASVPGEHLHG, encoded by the coding sequence GTGGCGCACACCCACACGACCGACGTACTGATCGCGGGTGCGGGCCCCGTCGGGCTGAGCGCGGCCGCCGAGCTCCGCCGCCATGGGGTGCGCTGTCGCCTCGTCGACCGTTTGCCCGCCCGCCTTCCCTACGCCAAGGCGGTCGGTATCCAGCCGCGCACCCTGGAGATCTGGGATCGGATGGGGCTGGCCCGCGCCGTCATGGAGACCGCCGTCCCGATGCGGGGCCAGTTGATCTATGTCAACGGCCGGGAACGGGCGCGGATCGAGCTTGAGCTGCCGCCCGAGGTTCCCTACGGATTCGCCGCGCTGCCGCAGTACGAGACCGAGCGGCTGCTCGAGGAGTACGTCGCCGGCCTCGGCACGGTCATCGAGCGCGAGACCGAGCTGCTGTCGTTCGCTCAGGACCCGGATGGGGTCACCGCCCGGCTGCGCACCGCCTCCGGCGTCGAAGAGGAGTTCCGCGCGGGCTATCTGATCGGCTGCGACGGAGCGCACAGCACCGTACGCAAGGGCCTGGGCCTGTCGTTCGAGGGGGCGGCCTTCCCCGACGAGTACATGCTGGGCGACATCGAGGCCGACTGGGATCTGCCGCACGAGTACGGCATCCGGTCCACTCACCAGGCCGACGACGGCTCCACAGATGACCTGCTGGTCTGCATCCCGCTGCCCGGAACGGGCCGCTACCGCATGTCGGCGCTGGTCCCGCCCGAACTCTCCACCAGGACGACGGACCGGGGGCCCGCACAGGATGCCGGCATCGCGCACGGCCTGGAGGGCGGCCGTGCCCCGGAGCTGTCCCACCTCCAGGCCGTCGTCGACCGCCTCGCACCCCGCCCCGCCCGGCTGTCCCGGATGCGCTGGTCCTCCGTCTTCCGCATCAGCCACCGCATCGTCGACCGCTATGGCGACGGACGTGTCTTCGTCGCGGGCGACGCCGCCCACATCCATCCGCCCACCGGCGCCCAGGGCATGAACACCGGCATCCAGGACGCCTGCAACCTGGCCTGGAAGCTGGCGCTCGTGGTCCGGGGCGAGGCCGGGCCCGCCCTGCTGACCAGCTATGACGCCGAGCGTCGCCCGGTCGGCGAGGAGGTCGTCGGCCGGACCGTGCGGCACGCCACCCACGGCATCGAGACCGACCCCGACGACCCGCGGACCGTGATGCTCCGCGAGGCCCAGCTGCTCGTCGGCTATCGGGGCGGCCCGCTGGCCCGCGCCCCGTACGGACCGGCCGACGCGCCCCAGCCCGGCGACCGAGGCCCGGACTGCACCGGGCTGACCGGTCCCTTGGCGACCTATCCGTTGCGCCTGCTCGACATCCTGCGTGGCCGCACCGGGCACGTGTTGCTCCTGTACGCCGCCGACATCGACGACGTGGCCGAGGCAGCCGGAGCGGCAGCGGACGGCGGTGGACCTGAGCACCCCGTCGCCGGGGCGGACCTGCAGACGGTCGCCGTCCTCGCCCGCGAGTCCGCACCGAACGTCGCCAACACCCTGGCCGTTCCCGGATACCGCGACGCCGCCGGGGAATTCGCCCGGCTCTACCGCCCGGACGGCCCGACCGGTTTCGTCGTCCGCCCCGACGGACAGCTCGGCGCCCGCTTCCCCCTCGCGGACACCGCGGCGGCCCTGGCCGACTACCTCACGGCTGCCTCCGTGCCGGGTGAACACCTCCACGGATGA
- a CDS encoding ATP-binding protein, with protein MIVWLNGTHGAGKTTTSALVRQLIPDSRVFDAEKVGETLMDITPGLPGTDNFQHWPPWRPLVVETARRVLDYTGGTLVMPMTVLVEEYWREISTGLAHHAIPVRHFVLHADQDTLRGRIAGDTVIGPNSPFRLQYLEPYAEAARTWLHSEAEVVDTTHLTPAQAAQQIAEAVKS; from the coding sequence ATGATCGTATGGCTCAACGGCACCCACGGCGCAGGCAAGACGACGACCAGTGCACTCGTGCGGCAACTGATCCCGGATTCACGGGTGTTCGACGCCGAGAAGGTCGGCGAGACGCTCATGGACATCACGCCGGGGCTGCCCGGGACGGACAACTTCCAGCACTGGCCGCCGTGGCGGCCGCTCGTCGTCGAGACCGCCCGCCGCGTACTCGACTACACCGGCGGCACTCTGGTGATGCCCATGACGGTCCTGGTCGAGGAGTACTGGCGCGAGATCAGCACGGGCCTCGCCCACCATGCCATTCCGGTACGGCACTTCGTCCTCCACGCCGACCAGGACACCCTCCGCGGGCGCATCGCGGGAGACACGGTTATCGGCCCCAACTCCCCCTTCCGCCTCCAATACCTCGAGCCCTACGCCGAGGCGGCCCGCACGTGGCTGCACAGTGAGGCCGAGGTCGTCGACACCACCCACCTCACGCCCGCCCAGGCCGCCCAGCAGATCGCAGAGGCCGTCAAGAGTTGA
- a CDS encoding carboxymuconolactone decarboxylase family protein translates to MEARVTSPANPDVITAIQHLYKAIHAGGADKHLLSLIHLRTSQINGCSPCIFASIEAAKKAGETDERLHNVVAWRETPFYTERERAALALTEAATRLQDGAPGVTDEIWDAAAGHFGEEQLNAIILEIALTNFFNRINRTIGEQAGKTW, encoded by the coding sequence ATGGAAGCACGCGTGACAAGCCCGGCGAACCCCGACGTGATCACAGCGATCCAGCACCTCTACAAGGCGATTCACGCCGGGGGCGCCGACAAGCACCTGCTGTCGCTGATCCATCTGCGTACCAGCCAGATCAACGGCTGCAGCCCGTGCATTTTCGCCTCGATCGAGGCGGCGAAGAAGGCCGGTGAGACAGACGAGCGGCTGCACAACGTGGTCGCGTGGCGCGAGACGCCCTTCTACACCGAGCGGGAGCGTGCGGCCCTCGCCCTGACCGAGGCCGCCACCCGGCTCCAGGACGGCGCACCGGGCGTGACCGACGAGATCTGGGACGCCGCCGCCGGTCACTTCGGCGAGGAGCAGCTGAACGCGATCATCCTGGAGATCGCGCTGACCAACTTCTTCAACCGGATCAACCGCACGATCGGAGAGCAGGCCGGCAAGACCTGGTGA